Genomic DNA from Atribacterota bacterium:
TATTGATTTATCGAGATCTAGGACTGGTAGCTGAAGTTTTCAAGGAAGGCATATTGAACACCTTACAGGGAATAGCTTCTATCAGTCATGTACGGTACTCCACTACTGGTTCTAATAGCTGGGAAAATAGTCAACCAATATTGCAACAATTTACTGGTGGTTCTTTTGCTCTGGCTCATAATGGTCATCTAATTAATCAGAGTGAGTTGAGAGCAATACTGGAATCACATGATAAGAATCCAAGCAATTGTCAAACTGATAGCCAATTGATCTGTAAGTTAATTGAAGTAACTAAAGAAAAGGATATAGAAAAGGCCTTAGAGAAGATAGTGCTACAATTAAAGGGTGCCTTTTGCCTGGTTCTTTTGACAGAAGATAAATTGATAGGTTTAAGAGATGCTCATGGTTTTCACCCTCTTGTTTTAGGAAAGACAAGAGATGGCTTTGTTTTAGCATCAGAAGATAGTGCTTTCTCCATAATAGAGGCTCAATATTTGAGAGAAATACAACCTGGAGAAATGATAGTAATTGAAAAGAACAATTATAAGGCGAAACAAATACTTCCTTGCACTAAAAAGAATTTATGTATTTTTGAACATGTTTATTTTGCTCGTCCTGATAGTAATGTTTTTAGAGAAAATGTTGCCGCGATACGGGAAAGGATCGGTCAAAGATTAGCTCAAGAACAGCCAGCTAAAGCCGATATAGTTATTTCGGTTCCTGACTCAGGGCGATTTGCCGCATTAGGGTATGCTCATAAAGTTGGTATACCCTACCAGGAAGGTTTATTGAAAAACCCTTATATAGGTAGAACTTTTATTCAACCCAATCAGGCGTTGAGAGAATATTCAGTTAAAATAAAACTCTCCGCAATTGTCAGTATTGTAACAGGGAAAAGAATAGTTATGGTAGATGATTCAATTGTCAGGGGAACTACCAGCCGTAAATTAGTGAAATTATTAAAGAAATCAGGAGCAAGGGAAGTACATGTTAGAGTTAGTTCTCCTCCTGTAAATTTTCCCTGTCATTATGGTATTGATACACCCAATCAAGAAGAGTTGTGGGCTAATCGTTTTTCAATTGAGAAGATAAGACAATGGATTGGAGCGGATTCCCTGGGGTATATCAGTCTGGAGGGATTGACTGGAGTTTTTGAGAAGAATAAACCTTCTGATTTTTGTACTGCCTGTTTCAGTGGTGAATATCCATTATAGTATAGAACAAGTAATGAGTGATCAGTGATTGGTGATAAGTAATTAGCGGTAAGCCAAAATAATGCTAAAATATAAGAATGGATAAATTTTTAGTTTAAAGAACTATGTGGTAATCTTGGTATTTTAAACTCGAAATTTGATACACTCAACCTAGAACTTCTCTGCCCTGTATTTTAACATAAAAGAAAGGATTAATAGTATAAAATGAGTGAGATTTATAAGAAGGCAGGAGTTGATATTGAGTTGGCAAATAATATTATTAATAAGGTTACTCCAATGATTCATGCTACACACATACCAGGTGTTCTGAGCAAAATTGGTCATTTTGCCGGATTATTCTCTATAGCCCATGAAAAAATTGAAGATCCAGTTTTAGTTTCTGGTACCGATGGTGTCGGTACTAAACTAATGATAGCAAATTTATTAAACCAACATGATACCATTGGAATTGATTTAGTAGCAATGTGTGTCAACGATATCATGACTTGTGGTGCCAAGCCGATATTCTTTTTGGATTATCTGGC
This window encodes:
- the purF gene encoding amidophosphoribosyltransferase gives rise to the protein MHEECGVFGIYHKNLKSNIAQLSYLGLFALQHRGQESAGIAVSNGKNILIYRDLGLVAEVFKEGILNTLQGIASISHVRYSTTGSNSWENSQPILQQFTGGSFALAHNGHLINQSELRAILESHDKNPSNCQTDSQLICKLIEVTKEKDIEKALEKIVLQLKGAFCLVLLTEDKLIGLRDAHGFHPLVLGKTRDGFVLASEDSAFSIIEAQYLREIQPGEMIVIEKNNYKAKQILPCTKKNLCIFEHVYFARPDSNVFRENVAAIRERIGQRLAQEQPAKADIVISVPDSGRFAALGYAHKVGIPYQEGLLKNPYIGRTFIQPNQALREYSVKIKLSAIVSIVTGKRIVMVDDSIVRGTTSRKLVKLLKKSGAREVHVRVSSPPVNFPCHYGIDTPNQEELWANRFSIEKIRQWIGADSLGYISLEGLTGVFEKNKPSDFCTACFSGEYPL